A single window of Colletotrichum higginsianum IMI 349063 chromosome 8, whole genome shotgun sequence DNA harbors:
- a CDS encoding Nicotinamide-nucleotide adenylyltransferase, producing the protein MRAGTFRLFSSQASRPPTPPLRRLSTLRNNLPAARNTTTKNNKNNNLTMVATPETIEAMTPPGYNFPEHRLRLQQSEPDREPLVLVAPGSYSPITFLHLRMAVMAADYVRYNTNFELIGSYLSPVSDAYKKRGLAPACHRRRMCEIAAEQTSRFLMVDPWEAEQTAYVPTAVVLDHFEHEINVKRGGCNGKRVRIAVLAGADLINTMSQPGVWSPSDLRHILGDFGAFVLERAGVNIDEALGNLKEYEDQIYYIPQVVPNDVSSTKIRLLLRRNMSIDYLIPAEVIKYIEEHGLYHEDDAATNDKGKEKEVQ; encoded by the exons ATGCGAGCTGGAACGTTCCGGCTGTTCTCGTCGCAAGCGTCCCGCCCCCcgacccctcccctccgGCGTCTCAGCACGCTGCGCAACAacctccccgccgcccgaaacaccaccaccaagaacaacaaaaacaacaatCTCACGATGGTCGCCACCCCCGAGACCATCGAGGCCATGACGCCTCCCGGCTACAACTTCCCGGAACACCGCCTCCGCCTGCAGCAGTCCGAACCCGACCGCGAGCCCCTTGTACTCGTCGCCCCGGGCTCCTACAGCCCCATCACCTTCCTCCACCTGCGCATGGCCGTCATGGCCGCCGACTACGTCCGCTACAACACAAACTTCGAGCTCATCGGCTCTTACCTGTCCCCCGTCTCCGACGCCTACAAGAAGCGCGGCTTGGCCCCCGcttgccaccgccgccgcatgtgcgagatcgccgccgagcaaACCTCGCGCTTCCTCATGGTCGATCCCTGGGAGGCCGAGCAGACGGCTTACGTgcccaccgccgtcgtcctcgaccactTTGAGCACGAGATCAACGTCAAGCGTGGCGGCTGCAACGGCAAGCGCGTCCGCATCGCCGTTCTCGCTGGCGCCGACCTCATCAATACCATGAGCCAGCCCGGTGTCTGGTCCCCCTCCGACCTGCGCCACATCCTCGGCGACTTTGGCGCCTTTGTGCTCGAGAGGGCCGGCGTCAATATtgacgaggccctcggcaACCTCAAGGAGTACGAGGACCAGATCTACTACATCCCGCAGGTCGTCCCCAACGACGTGTCGAGTACCAAGATCCGGCTGTTACTGAGGAGGAATATGAGCATCGACTAC CTCATCCCCGCTGAGGTCATCAAGTACATTGAAGAGCACGGCCTGTAtcacgaagacgacgccgcgaCAAACGACAAgggaaaggagaaggaggtgcAATAG
- a CDS encoding Glutamyl endopeptidase produces MVRLNVFAASTVLSFGSVALAAPTAGEHSIPTPIDFEQPIGFDPAFASFPKAANVEKVIPEIVTLSLSGQQSNFTDFPPSEAGPPESTKRAILGGVDNRVLWPNRDYPYRAMGRIQFSNGGWCSGALIGSRHVVTARHCIPAEGVSARFQPAFYDGEVLGGYDVTVIFRPNYGQEGWCANAFDWAIFVLGEKAGQVNGWLGLKTVNPDNQLNRAMFFHYGYPQDKGGRQPYRQEAITASAATYCDRGSPVVVDADVSGGQSGGPFWINENGERYLYGVVVGGSDELSVVAGGPSLLEGYGILLKDYPN; encoded by the coding sequence ATGGTTCGCCTCAATGTTTTCGCCGCTTCTACGGTCCTCTCGTTTGGATCTGTCGCGCTCGCTGCCCCAACGGCCGGGGAACATAGCATCCCAACCCCAATCGACTTTGAGCAGCCTATCGGCTTTGACCCTGCTTTTGCCTCCTTCCCAAAGGCGGCAAACGTCGAAAAAGTCATCCCGGAGATTGTCACTCTCAGTCTTTCCGGACAGCAAAGCAACTTCACAGACTTTCCCCCTTCAGAGGCCGGTCCCCCTGAGTCCACCAAGCGAGCTATCCTCGGCGGAGTCGACAACCGAGTTCTGTGGCCAAACCGAGACTACCCATACCGAGCCATGGGGAGAATCCAGTTCTCCAATGGCGGATGGTGCAGTGGTGCTCTCATTGGCTCCCGACACGTAGTCACGGCCCGTCACTGTATCCCCGCCGAAGGTGTCAGCGCGCGTTTTCAGCCAGCGTTctacgacggcgaggtcctGGGTGGCTACGACGTTACCGTCATCTTCCGTCCCAACTATGGCCAGGAAGGCTGGTGCGCCAACGCCTTCGATTGGGCCATTTTCGTCCTTGGCGAGAAGGCCGGACAGGTCAACGGCTGGCTTGGGCTCAAGACGGTGAACCCCGACAACCAGCTCAACCGCGCCATGTTCTTCCACTACGGATACCCGCAAGACAAGGGCGGACGACAGCCATACCGACAGGAAGCCATtacggcctcggcggccacaTACTGTGACAGAGGGTCTCCAGTTGTGGTCGATGCCGATGTTAGCGGCGGCCAGTCCGGCGGCCCCTTCTGGATCAACGAGAATGGCGAGAGATACTTGTATGGCGTTGTGGTTGGAGGCTCTGACGAGCTCAGTGTGGTTGCTGGAGGCCCCTCCTTGTTGGAGGGATACGGCATATTGTTGAAGGACTACCCCAACTAA
- a CDS encoding Alpha/beta hydrolase codes for MHDWSWQVPFLLANGLRVISVDGRGQGKSSAPQPTPDITTWPGVERSADPDVVDYYPQSNAEDMIALLKSLGITKNVITMAHSLGECTGYYIATTRPDLVKASVGVDPLHAFPNAIRERDASFFTAPGAQETALSTLLEHFGAYCYTPACPAWQKTWHLRRMAQLDKAVLFAQCWGGWGDPEHSLGRQENAVKAFAGKLKCPRVTFGSNDWRRGAGRDRGH; via the exons ATGCACGACTGGAGTTGGCAGGTCCCCTTCCTTCTTGCCAACGGCTTGCGCGTAATCTCTGTGGATGGCCGCGGGCAAGGGAAATCATCAGCCCCACAGCCGACGCCGGATATCACCACCTGGCCCGGAGTGGAGAGGTCCGCCGATccggacgtcgtcgactaCTACCCTCAGTCCAACGCGGAAGACATGATCGCTCTGCTTAAGAGCCTCGGAATCACCAAGAACGTCATCACCATGGCACATTCTCTCGGCGAGTGCACTGGGTATTACATTGCCACAACCCGCCCGGACCTTGTCAAGGCCTCCGTTGGCGTAGATCCCCTCCACGCCTTCCCCAACGCTATCCGCGAACGTGACGCCAGCTTCTTCACAGCACCGGGAGCCCAGGAAACCGCTCTATCAACCCTCCTCGAGCACTTCGGCGCCTACTGCTATACGCCCGCCTGCCCTGCCTGGCAGAAGACGTGGCACCTTCGGCGCATGGCGCAGCTCGACAAGGCTGTGCTCTTCGCGCAGTGCTGGGGTGGATGGGGCGACCCGGAGCACAGCTTGGGCAGGCAGGAGAACGCAGTGAAGGCTTTCGCAGGAAAACTCAAGTGTCCCCGTGTGACGTTTGGGTCCAACGACTG GAgacgaggagctggacgagatcGTGGTCATTGA
- a CDS encoding Pectate lyase C, producing MKASATLLAAALFYQGAAALPCKGPSAACGAVGWAGPTPVKLAVRADPAPSAFPGAEGFGRNAIGGRTGKVYKVTNLNDSGTGSLRDAVSQPNRIVVFDVGGVIKIDARIVVSKNIYIAGQTAPGGGITVYGNGFSWSNANEAIVRHIRIRMGKPGDSGKDAITIADGKNLIFDHVSVSWGRDETFSISGDVSNVTISSSIISQGLETHSCGGLMQTDGGVSLFRNLYIDNKTRNPKVKGVNDFQNNVVYNWGGGGGYIAGDSDGASYANIINNYFISGPSTSVTAFTRGNANFRGYVKDNFYDSNRDGVLNGAALCVSTTCYSNMAIQTTPFAYPAPAKLLTPADAVAHVISKVGASIARDAVDTALVKELTSYGKSGKLISDEASMGGVGTIEAGTAKKDTDGDGIPDEWETANGLNPNDASDGMKIGAGGYANLEIYVNSLAPAVY from the exons ATGAAGGCCTCTGCGACTCTCCTGGCGGCCGCCCTCTTCTAccagggcgccgccgctctgcCCTGCAAGGGCCCTTC TGCCGCCTGTGGTGCCGTCGGCTGGGCCGGCCCCACTCCGGTCAAActcgccgtccgcgccgaCCCCGCCCCTTCCGCCTTCCCAGGCGCCGAGGGATTTGGCCGCAacgccatcggcggccgAACTGGCAAAGTCTACAAAGTCACTAACCTCAA CGACTCCGGCACGGGCTCCCTCCGTGATGCCGTCTCCCAGCCGAACCGTATCGTGGTGTTCGACGTCGGCGGTGTCATTAAGATCGACGCCCGCATTGTAGTGTCCAAGAACATCTACATTGCCGGCCAGACCGCTCCAGGAGGT GGCATCACCGTCTATGGCAACGGTTTCTCTTGGTCAAACGCAAACGAGGCCATCGTACGTCATATCCGCATTCGTATGGGCAAGCCCGGCGACAGCGGGAAAGACGCCATCACtatcgccgacggcaagaaCCTCATCTTCGACcacgtctccgtctcctgGGGTCGCGACGAGACCTTTTCCATTTCGGGTGATGTCAGCAATGTCACGATTTCTTCCAGTATAATCAGCCAGGGATTGGAAACCCATTCATGCGGAGGACTCATGCAGACTGATGGCGGTGTCTCGCTCTTCCGCAACCTGTACATCGACAACAAGACCCGCAACCCCAAGGTCAAGGGAGTCAATGACTTCCAGAACAACGTCGTCTACAactggggaggaggaggcggctACATCGCTGGCGACTCCGACGGTGCGAGCTacgccaacatcatcaacaactACTTCATTTCCGGGCCTTCCACCTCCGTCACCGCCTTCACGAGGGGCAACGCCAACTTCCGCGGCTACGTCAAGGACAATTTCTACGACTCGAaccgcgacggcgtcctcaACGGTGCCGCTCTTTGCGTATCGACCACCTGCTACTCCAACATGGCCATCCAGACCACCCCCTTCGCCTACCCAGCGCCGGCGAAACTTTTGacgcccgccgacgccgtcgctcACGTCATCTCCAAGGTCggcgcctccatcgcccgcgacgccgtcgacaccGCCCTCGTCAAGGAGCTCACGTCCTACGGCAAGTCTGGGAAGCTCATCTCCGACGAGGCCTCcatgggcggcgtcggcaccatcgaggccggcacgGCCAAGAAAGAcacggacggcgacggcattCCCGACGAGTGGGAGACGGCGAACGGTCTGAACCCCAACGATGCCTCGGACGGCATGAAGATCGGCGCTGGCGGGTACGCCAACCTCGAGATTTATGTCAACTCGCTCGCCCCGGCCGTCTACTAG
- a CDS encoding BZIP transcription: MDNEHQAQHAEQSHLPPHIERSQSSSSSSSVDHEHDEHQIHQPTPIRPRLPSRKSSGPLVVPRDSSAVGPNDAEFGPDDVRAMSPRRTSEDIEALGREAREELKRHAKALQDSLLTIFNRIEAVREEHDKLDNNNKFLQKYIGDLMTTSKITAAPTKGKK; this comes from the exons ATGGACAACGAGCATCAGGCGCAGCACGCCGAACAATCGCACCTCCCGCCCCACATCGAACGCTCTCAGTCCAgttcatcctcctcttcggtTGACCACGAACATGATGAGCACCAAATCCACCAGCCGACACCTATCCGCCCTCGTCTGCCTAGCCGTAAGAGCAGCGGCCCACTGGTCGTGCCCCGGGACAGCTCGGCCGTCGGCCCCAACGATGCTGAGTTCGGACCCGACGATGTGAGGGCAATGAGCCCGCGGAGGACCAGCGAGGACATTGAGGCACTTGGCAGAGAGGCCCGGGAAGAACTGAAGAG ACACGCAAAGGCTCTCCAAGATTCTCTTTTGACCATTTTCAACCGCATCGAAGCTGTCAGGGAAGAACACGACAAGCTCGATAATAACAACAAATTCCTCCAAAAGTACATTGGCGATCTAATGACAACGAGTAAAATCACTGCCGCCCCGACTAAGGGCAAGAAATGA